In Myxococcales bacterium, the genomic window TACCTGGCCTGGCTCGCGGGTGGAACGGGGGCTCGTCGAGCTGGGCTCTGGCCGGCATTTATCGCCGACACGCCAGCAAGCCGCGCGAGCGAAGCGCGCGCGCTGGCGCAAAATGGGACACGTTGCCTCAGGCCTTCAGCACCGAGAGTTTCTCACGGTGCTGTGCCTGGGCGCGGTTGTAGTCGTCCTGCGTGAGGCCAAGGCTGGTCGTGATCTGACGCAGCAGCGTGGTCTCGGCGTGCGAGACGCGCCCATCGGCGGCCGCGACGTCGACCAGCACACCGAGCACTTCGAGGCGCAGCTCCTCGTCACACAGCTCGACCATCGTCCGCGTCGAACGTGGCAGCTCGACCGTCGTGAGCTCGACCAGACCGCGCCGCAGCGCGTCGGCGATGGCATCGACCCCGGCCGCCGTCATCCCATGAACGCGCGCCAGCTCGTCGCGCACGAGGCGCTCCTCACTCTCCGAGTAGTCCCGATCGGCATACGCAACGGCCGCGAGCAGCCCCGCAATCGCGGTCACGACTCGCACGCTCTCGGCGTCGGCGTTCGGCAGATGTTCACGGATCACCCGGGCGAGATCGGTCCCCTCGTCTTCTTCGTCCTTTGCCAGCGCGCGTGTCAGCCACTTTCCAAACACCGCGCGACTCTACCCAAGACCGCGGTCGTGATCACCGATTCCTGCGCGATCGCGCCGGAGTCTGCCCAGGCGTGCGGCGCGTGCGCCCAGTGGATCGCGGCGGTTTTCCAGGGCGGGCGACTTGGCCCGACGGTTGCTCTACCGGCGCGCGGAGGAATCTCATGGCTTCAAACTCGAAACGCGCGCTCGTCCTGGTGGCAGGTGCCGCCGGAGCACTCTTGGCATGTGCCGACCCCACGAACGGAATCGGCGACAGCGCGGGCGGCGCGACGCAAACGGGCGGCGCGCCGCAAACGGGTGGCGCCGCGAACACCGGCGGCGCCGCGAACGCCGGCGGCTCGGGGGCAAGCGCCGGCTCCGGCGCAACCGCCGGCAGCGCGAGCGGTGGAACCGGCGCGGCATGCGCCGCGGGCCTTGCTGACTGTGATGGCAACCCCGACAACGGCTGCGAGTCCGATACGACGAAGGACTCCTTCAACTGTGGGGCGTGCGGTCAGATCTGCAAGCTCTCGCACTCGTCATCCGTGTGTGAAGCCGGGGCGTGCGGCGTCCAGTGTCTGGACTCCTGGGGTGACTGCGACGGCAACGCCGCCAACGGCTGTGAAGCCGCCCTGACGAGCGTGGACAGCTGTGGGGCGTGCGGCGTGAAGTGCAACGGCAATGGCCCGAACACCAAGGGGCTGTGCAGCGCGGGCGCCTGTGACAGTCAGTGTGCCAGCGGCTTCGACGATTGCTCTGCCGCACCGGGGTGCGAGACCGCCATCCTGAATGACGCGAAGAACTGCGGCGCGTGTGGGCACGACTGCGGGGGCCAGGCGTGTGTCAGTGGAGAGTGTGCAGCCAGCGTGATCTACAGCGATTCGAGCGCAGCCCCGACAGGACTTGCCCTCAGCGCGACCGCGGTGTTCTGGACCGACTCCTGGCTCGACCAGGTGATGACGGCGACGAAGACGGGCAGCGGGGTGAAGGTGATCGCGACCAGCACCGCTACACCGTGGGGCATCGCCGTCGACTCGACCAACGTCTACTGGGGCAGTGACTATGACGAGGCCATCTGGAAGGTGGCGCAGACCGGCGGCGCCAAGACCAAGCTCGCGACCGTGCCGGGGTCGGGCAGCACCGCCGGGCTCGCAGTGAGCGGCGCGACGCTCTACTGGCTCGGTGACGACGCGCTGCGTGCGACACCAACCTCGGGCGGCATCACGCAGGTGCTCGGCACCGCAACGACGCCCTCCAGCCTCAGCCTGGTCATCGAACAAGGCAACGCCTACTTCGCCAGCTCTTACGACGGGAACGTGCTGCGGGTACCACTCAGCGGCGGTCAGGCGGCGGTGGTCACCGCGGCTTCGTATCCCAATGACGTCGACGTCGACCAGACCTCGCTCTACTACGGTGACGACTCGGGGCTGTGGAAGGTTGCCAAGACCGGCGGCGCCAAAACGCTCCTTGTCAGCGTCACCTACGGCGTGCGGAACGTGGCCACGGACGGCGTGCACGTCTATTACTCCGATGGCACCGAGCTTCGCAGAGTGGCCGCGGCGGGCGGGAAATCGTTGCTGCTGCACACCGCCAACAGCATCGCGCAGATCCGCCTGGACGGCGGCTTCGTCTACTGGACGGACTCCGGCGACGGAACCGTGCTCCGGCTGCCAAAGTGATCCCGCGAGCGCTCCGCGCTACTCGGCTCGAGCATGGCTTCGGGCCGCCACCGCCGCGTAATCGGGGCGGCGTTGGACAGCGAAGGCTCGCGCCGATATCTTTGGAAGCGAGGTATCACGATGCGCGCGCTCCAGACATTGTGTGTGTTGGTCATGGGCGGGGTTCTGCTTCCTGCCTGCGGCGGGGAAGACACCGGTGACCTGTTCGGCAGCGGAGGCGCAGCCGGAAGCAGCAGCGGAGGCAGCGGCGCGTCGACCACCGGCGGAACGACGGCGGGCGGCAGCGGCGGAACGGCCGCAGGAGGCGCGGGCGGTATCGGCGCGGGCGGCGCGGGCGGCACTGCCGCAGGTGGCGCGGGCGGCACTGCCGCAGGTGGCGCGGGTGGTACTGGCGCAGGTGGCGCGGGTGGTACTGGCGCAGGCGGCGCGGGTGGCACCACCGGTGGCAGCGGTGGTGCAACGGGCGGCACGGGCGGTGGCATCGGCCCGGAGACGTGCACCAACGGCGTCGACGACAACGGTGATGGTCTCACCGACTGCGCTGATCCCCAGTGCCAAGCGGGTTACACCTGCGCGGCCCCGGCGCCCTCGGGCTGGAGCGGTATCGGTTACGTGGACACAAACGTCGGCAAGACGTGCCCGGACGGCTTCCAGCCGCCCACCCCGCTGTATCAGAAGTCGGGGCTCGTAGCGCCCGATGCAGCGTGCAGCTGCGGATGCGGCACGGCGAGCAACGTGTTCTGTCAGGCAAACCTTACCTGCAACGCAGGCGACGCCTGCGGAGCTGGCACGACCTCCACTCCTGTCTTCAGTTCGTGCCAGACGCTGGCGGTGCCGGCGCCGGGCAACAGCAACTCGTGCAAGGTGAACGTCACGACGACCAGCGGCCAGTGTGCACCGAGTGTGAAGGCCGCGCTGCCCGCCACGACGTGGGCACCCGACACGCGGGGTTGTTTCCAGAACGTCGCGGGCTCGTGCAAGGACGCGAGTCAAGTGTGTGTACAGAAGCTCGCCGGAGCCAAGGGACCGTGCATCGCACAGACCGGCGACCACGCCTGCCCCGCTGGTACGCCGTACACGTACAAGACGGTGTACTTCGACGGAAAGCTGGCGGACACCCGCGATTGTTCGGCCAGTGGTTGTTCGTGCGGCGGCTCGACCGGCGGAAGCTGCGGCTGCAGCGGCGGCAACTGCGGCGTGCAGATCAACTGGTCCAACAACTGCAACCAGTCTTTCCTCGCGACCGTGCCGGCGAACGGGCAGTGCGCCACGTTCAAGGACACGGGCAACCAAGACAACTATTGGGGTGTCTTCCGCACCGGTTTGGCCGTCACGAGCCCGGGCGCATGCCCGGCCACGGGCAGCGGGACACCCACCGGCGAAGCGGCGCCGAGCGGCCCGGTCACAGTCTGCT contains:
- a CDS encoding TerB family tellurite resistance protein; this translates as MFGKWLTRALAKDEEDEGTDLARVIREHLPNADAESVRVVTAIAGLLAAVAYADRDYSESEERLVRDELARVHGMTAAGVDAIADALRRGLVELTTVELPRSTRTMVELCDEELRLEVLGVLVDVAAADGRVSHAETTLLRQITTSLGLTQDDYNRAQAQHREKLSVLKA